The following is a genomic window from Pseudomonadota bacterium.
GGCGAATATTTTTATGAAAATTTCGATACCCTGAATCAACTGAAAAATGCCATTCGAACCCTTTTATCCAAACATTTTGTCAGCAGATTCAATAAGAATCTGGAGGTCTACATCCCCCCCCAGAAAGAACAACACCTGATCAAAACCCTGGTTTTTCAATAATGGTTCACTCAGAAATAAATTTGCACCGAATAAATAAAATGTTTTGCAGGCGAAAATCACTCGTGCATTATCCAAGCCAACAATATGAAAATAGAATTTTATAAATCAGCCTTGTGCCCGCGCTGCATGCTCGTTGCCTATGTGTTGAAAAAACTTACCGCCAAACACCCGGACCTTGAAATCGAACAGATCGAAGTCATTACCTGCCCCAATAAGGCAAGAAAGGCCGGGGTCCGCCTGATCCCCACCCTCAAAATAAATAACG
Proteins encoded in this region:
- a CDS encoding thioredoxin family protein, encoding MKIEFYKSALCPRCMLVAYVLKKLTAKHPDLEIEQIEVITCPNKARKAGVRLIPTLKINNDKLSGIILTPTMVREFILKHLFAR